The Helianthus annuus cultivar XRQ/B chromosome 11, HanXRQr2.0-SUNRISE, whole genome shotgun sequence region ATTATGCTCACCAGGATTTACTTTTAACGTCCAAGAACCATTCTTTTTTGAAAATTTCGCTACCATTTCAAACGGGCAATTTATCTTTCTAGTGCCGGTCTCTCTACTTGAATCTTTATCTGATTTATACACACCACCACGATCACACATAAGTACAACTTTAGACACGTAGCCATTTTTAGCTTTCGATCTTTTAGTCACAATAGCGTAACCAAGACTACGTCCGGTGTTTCTAACCCATTCCATCAACTCTTCACGAGACTTGAACACCTAAAAGTGAACTAATATTAGTTATAATGTtcattttgtaaaagaaaaagtGTTTTTGTTGCGGTCATTGATGCTGGGACAAAAAGAATAAGATACAACTGGTAGGTATTTTGAGTTACACTTAAAAAAATCTTTATTTTTGCAAATGGTTTGGGTAGGATCATCCATAACTTATAAAATTGGAAatgcattttttttttaaatacaacaTGTTTCTAGTGCTCATTCTCAATTTACAAATATTTTCGGAGGTTTCCATGTGCACCACTTACATGATTCCTTCCGTACTATTAAACTTATATTATTTAAATATACTTACTTTGCCATTAAAAAATAACCCATCCATCACACAAGTTCGTTACATTATGGATGaaaaatatcaataaaataaGTGGTGTGATAAATATACCCATTACAAGGATTAATATACCCAAAAGTCAAAGTTAATACTTTATTATCCAAACAAACTCATTTAAACTAAAACAAGACTCTTAACCTAGCTTGATTATATAACTAAGTTGAAACTTGAAACATGGGAATTAAAAACTATACCTGATCTGTTGAAAATCCAGACATCTCTTTAACTTTTCTGAATGCTATGATTAAACATAAATAGATCACTCTTTGAACAAGTTGTAGAATGAGTAATCACTCTTTGAACAAGCATGTAATAGCTGCCTGAACTCTTCCTCGAGCATTAACGAAGCCTTTTGAAGCAAAGTTGTAGAATGGGTAATCACTCCAATGCTGCTCTTAAGGTTTTTATTAGTGCTGAAAAACCGAACAATTTTTTTCAGTTGATTCACTGCTTCTAAATAACTCTCCAAATCTTCATGAGAACCTCCTTTTAATATAGAAAAAGGACAATAAAATGACCATGTTGAAAGGTAAAAAAAATGACCATGTTTGAATTTACTCTAGAAAAAGCTCTGTCTAAAATGACCATGTTTGAATTTAATAATTTGAAACCACGTTTCTTTTTatcaattttaataataataataataataataataataataattcattactaatagtaaataataataataataataataataataatactaataataataataataatttattactaatagtaaataataataataataataataataataataataataataacaacatataaaaaagacaataaaataaaataaaaaagacaaCTAAAAGACAAAGAAAGACTAAAAACAAAACCCAAATGATTGATGGATGTGATATTTTTATAGGGGGGTGTAATCAGGAATTAGGGGGGTGGGAATAGGATCACCCCTCCAAATTCACATTAGGGTTTATATTTCATCCTCTGCCGTTAAAGGTAACAACTCGATGTATATGCATTATTAAGGCTTCGCTTATCTGGTCGGCATGAATTAACTCTGTTTCTGTCTGACTCGTTCCCTAGAAGCAACACTAATCGTGCTGTTTGTGGATTTGTTTATTCTTCTGTCGATTTTTTGTTGAAGAACACTCGAACAGCTACATAATATTCACTTTTTTAGCACTTATTTTGATATTATCATTTTGAGCGACTATGATGAGCCAATACAGACCTGTAATGATTTGCGAGCATGATCGCAATTTATTATGAACATCTAAGGGACTGAGTCTTATTTCCAAACAATACAATTATTATAGTTTTCAAACTTAtgcatttaattatttttgttttttgtggCTTCTGAGCAGGGGTGTAAAGTGTAAACAAGCCAAGCGGCTCGGGAGCTACTCgttatcggctcggttaaaagctcgaacgagccgagctttaacgagcccgagcttgagcCTGAATTAGAGCTCGTTTAGCTATCGggcccgagctcgagcttggaaCACGCGAGCATAAAGGAGCCCaaacaaaaatttatttattttttatataatatattaataatgatgataacattggcgagtcaagctcgagccgagcttttagctcagTTGAGGTTGTTTTCAAAATAgtccgagccgagctcgagctttgggttttactcacgagccgagctcgagctcaagcttcataaaaacatgacgagccgagctcgagcccagtTGAGCTCGGACtcagctcgtttacacccctagagTGTCTATTGATGGTGCATTTGGACGTTGGGAAACTACATCATGTAATATAtggatttgtttttgttttaaaattgtGATGAGTGAATGCCTCTTCTTTCAGCTGCAAGTTTTGAGATCTAATGATCGATTTCTTGATGGCTTTGTTCTGGAGGCAAATATTGAATTCCGAATTCagggtttttatttttctaaggtTTTGTCAAATCAACAAATCTTGGTTCCCTGTTTTTGGTAAATATTACTTTTGTTTCTTTATCTGATAACTTGTTTTGCAGTCACATTTCGAGATTAAAATCTACATTTGAGGAACAATTTTAGGGATACTTCTCTTATTGTTTTAGGTATACgaagaaaatatttttacaagAAATTTTGAGCTTTAGCTAAATTGTTATTAAGAGATGAATATGAGTTTTAAGGAGTTTCTATTAAGTGTCATGTTATTGGCACCCCATTAAGAAATCCTCAATGTCGTATAgcctttttaattttcaacaatTTTCAATAAAGACTAATTTGTTAGATTTTGTCTAGTTGACTGAACCTATACGGGTCCTATAGGTCTAATACGGATTGTATTGgatgagggtttttttttttttttttttttttttttttttttataatataaactTTTTATACATTTATTTATGGTTTTAACAATGTTttctaaaaaatatttattttttaaataaaacattctTTTTTTTAAGAATACCATATACAATCCGTGGCAATCGAAGGCATATATTTCCTAACAAAATCGACTTTTGTAGGAAGTCGGTTTAGAGTGACGCTTCACCCGAAGAACTCCACTTATATTTTATCTATACCATGTTCATGGTatattattgttttttctttGTGTGACTGAAAAGATGGTGTAGTATTGGTTTagtatatatatagagagagaaagtataatgtacttcacggCTTAACGTACGTCAACGTACGCGACCAAAAcacaacgtgcgtgattaatatataacgtgcgtgatttgtatGATAAGGGCTCCCATGCGTGATTTTtggctcccatgcgtgattatcacaaAACCAACGGATCCATGCGTTATTAATTGTTTCATGCGTTATTATAGCCCTGATCTGATGGTTACGAttgtcgcgtacgtgaagtatgataagggCTTTTGTATGTTAacgctccctatatatatatatatatacatactaggttatcacccgtgaaTGCTCACGGGTTATGAAtctttttatttaaaaacaatAGATGTACGTATCTATATAGTCAATTTTTAAAATATccatatgtgtatattataaaaaatatatatatccttaaCCTAAGAAGTGTAGGAAATCAggtcaaacgaactccgattgagCTCATTCCAGCAGCATTGGAATCGACTCGTCGAACACTAACCaaaaactctaaaccctaaacactAAAGCTAACCCCTAAAtttaaaccctaaggctaaaccaAATTACATGCAAGTTCAGCAGATGCTTCAGCACAAATAACCAAAAATTAACGCTCATCCATTCACCCATGATACCTCAATGCCTTTTGTCCAATGCTTGAACAACGAAGTTCTCTTGCCATTGAATAAAATGCAGCATATCAATAAAGTTGTCCACTCTGTTCCTGTGTCTCCAAATTCACCAAATCGTTTGTTTAAAATGCACGTGTAATATCCTTTTTTCTTCATGGAAGCCGTTAATCCGTTCATGCTTTGCAGCATATCAATGACCAAATCATTACTGCTGCCCATAGGGAGTTTGAGCCACATATGTAACTGAGTCCGCACTGCCTTCCGATGAAGCGACGCGACGTCTGTTTTGGAAGATGACGGAAAGGAAGATGGTATTTTATTCGTTGTTAACTTCTGTGTAAGAAAAAAATTACACTGGTTCGTGGGGATAGAAAAGACAGAACCGTACACGTGCAACTGTTTCAATTTGAAAACACACACAAAGCGACGTGTCCGGAAGGTTTAGGAAGAAGTGAAACGATATGTCTAAAGTTATGAAATGGTGGGAGGTTATAAATGGAAACGGTTTGAAAAGGCATGTGTATACGATGACACCCTAAGTTACTAAATGTATAAGAGTATAATATGACCAGCAAAAGGAGAACTTCTCATTAAAAACATAAACAATTCTTTCCACTTAGCAAGATGCTAAGGGACCAGAGCATACACCAGAGGGACAACAATACAAAAAAGAAAAACTGCAGTAAACTGAAACAAAAATTAACCATAGTCCATTTTTTTGAATTTAATCCAGTTCTCCTTGCTCAGGCTAGAGATACAACATCGCTTCTCCATCCACCAGTAAGACCCTTGTTTTACTAATATTATGTTGGCCCAAAAAACTTGACAGCCTTTCCCAGTCGTTTCTTTCCGCAGCAGAGGTGAGCGTGGGGTTCCACTCAAGATCCCAGCAGATACCACCCACCTTCTTGTTGTCCATAATGGACACATCTTTACGCTTCACCATGGTGAAAATTTGAAGGAACCTGTCCTTCAACCTGCTTTCTACCACCCACTCGTCTGGCCAGAACCTTACTTTGTCTCCTTCCCTACATCCAGAACCAAAAACTCCTTAAGATCAACATTTGCTTTTAAGGTCCTTATTAATCGATCTAACCGCCTTCTATACAATCAAAACAATGGTCTTATATCCATCTATAATCAATACAATGGTCATTTCATTTTAAATGAAAAGCTAAACCAGTTAATACTCGAAATTGAACCACTTATATTTCACCACTAATGAGTTAACTAAAATTTAATCAAACCAGATGACTCAAATTCATCCCAATTGTTTTTCATGCATAGAACCTCCTAAACCactttattgaaaaaaaaaaaacataaactgcGAATACTTTTCCTGACATGCTATTTACTTACAAAACTTAATAAATTTTGGACAGAAAGTGTATGGGTCAACCCAATCTTTTTCTTCTTAAATCAAAACACCCAATTTGACCTTGCTCATAAGCCTGTCTCGGTCCCACTCTGTTTGATACCTATAGTAGGCACGTACAATATGTGCAATTTATAAGAAAAAAATCATTAGAAATAAGCACAGACGTAACAAAAATTAGGAATATAGAAATACCGGTTTGAAAGGCAGAAGTACCATGTCATACTTACAACTTGAAACCCAATTTCAAACATACCATATAATTCATCAAGACTTATTAAGCAAGACTCCATGAGCCCTACAAACTTGCAGAATGCACAAAATGATAACATAATGTCAAAGACATATCCAACTTCAAGGTAATGCTCACCGATTATATATTTTAGATCACCAatcatttataaaaataaaaatttatcaaacaaataaataGGAATACTACCTCTTGGAGCTCTCGTTTAACGTTTTCGAGCCCAGCGATATATTCCCAACTAACGTTAGGAACTTCGACAACCGTTTCGCGAAGAGCAAATGGATTACTCGTACCAAGGGCGGTTTAAAAATGCTCATTCGTAACTGCCATCAAATTAAGAATCTCAGCATCAGTCGACTCATCTTCTAAATTGATCACATCCATATTCTCACGAATACACTGAAGTGCCAACTCAGTACACAAAGCCGCCAGGTCAGCACCGGCATATCCATGTGTCTCTTTCGAAATCTTCTCCAAGTCCACATCTTCAGCCAACTTCATGTTCTTGGTATGAATGCGGAGCACCTCGAGCCGACCGACTTCATCGGGAACACCGATATCGATTTCACAGTCAAACCTGCCGAATCGTCTCAAAGTGGGGTCAATGCTGTTGGGACGGTTGGTTGCACCCATAACAATAACGTGAGCACGGGATTTCAACCCGTCCATTAGAGTCAATCATTTAGCATGTGTAACGTAGATACCTAATATGAAAATGGGTTAGGACTGATCCAATTACAAACAACTACTTTAACCTG contains the following coding sequences:
- the LOC118484036 gene encoding cell division control protein 48 homolog A-like; amino-acid sequence: IKRVVDQVLTLMDGLKSRAHVIVMGATNRPNSIDPTLRRFGRFDCEIDIGVPDEVGRLEVLRIHTKNMKLAEDVDLEKISKETHGYAGADLAALCTELALQCIRENMDVINLEDESTDAEILNLMAVTNEHF